The Natrinema salifodinae genome includes a window with the following:
- the glmS gene encoding glutamine--fructose-6-phosphate transaminase (isomerizing), which yields MCGIIGYTPIEADRNVLDVVLDGLSDLEYRGYDSAGVAIADSSVSVYKRNGELSELEAAIPDRSPGGDAGIGHTRWSTHGPPTDENAHPHTGCDGSVAVVHNGIIENYRALRADLEAAGHVFESQTDTEVIPHLIEAALDQGADAGTAFRRAIDRLEGSFAVAAVFSDTEGVYAARHQSPLVLGLGDDGYHLASDVPAFLDHTDRVVYLEDGQFAKISPSGVEISDERGTLVDMPVRTVEWDPEEAGKSGYDHYMCKEINEQPRAIRNCLRGRISEIDASVSIDEIGDLARPERIQFVGCGTSYHASRYAARLFRRRGIPATAFYASEYDAGAVPVNEETLVVGVTQSGETADTLSAIRDANRCGAETLAVTNVVGSSASRETDHVMYIRAGPEISVAATKTFASQQVALLLLASTLAGDYSRSLVEALRALPDQIQSILDGSRASEITDVYARSDAYFFIGRGYGASVALEGALKLKEVTYKHAEGFPGGELKHGPLALVGDRTPVFAIVTGESATGKMLSNIKEVEARDAPVIAVTDSPSAVESIVDHVLRIPETHEQLTPILANVQLQLVAYWLAHRLGRSIDKPRNLAKSVTVE from the coding sequence ATGTGCGGCATCATCGGGTACACGCCGATCGAGGCGGATCGCAACGTCCTCGACGTCGTGTTAGACGGCCTCTCGGACCTCGAGTACCGGGGATACGACTCGGCGGGGGTCGCGATCGCCGACTCGTCGGTCTCGGTGTACAAGCGCAACGGGGAACTGTCGGAACTCGAGGCCGCGATCCCCGACCGCTCGCCCGGCGGCGACGCCGGCATCGGCCACACCAGATGGAGCACGCACGGGCCGCCTACGGACGAGAACGCCCATCCACACACCGGCTGCGACGGGTCCGTCGCCGTCGTCCACAACGGAATCATCGAAAACTACCGGGCACTTCGCGCGGACCTCGAAGCCGCGGGCCACGTCTTCGAGAGCCAGACTGACACCGAGGTCATCCCGCACCTCATCGAGGCAGCGCTCGACCAGGGGGCCGACGCCGGGACGGCGTTCCGTCGCGCGATCGACCGGTTGGAGGGAAGTTTCGCCGTGGCAGCGGTCTTCTCCGACACCGAAGGGGTCTACGCCGCGCGCCACCAATCGCCGCTCGTCCTCGGCCTCGGCGACGACGGCTACCACCTGGCCAGCGACGTCCCGGCGTTTCTCGACCACACCGATCGAGTCGTCTATCTAGAAGACGGCCAGTTCGCGAAGATCAGCCCCTCGGGCGTCGAAATCTCCGACGAACGCGGCACGCTCGTGGATATGCCGGTCCGGACGGTCGAGTGGGACCCGGAGGAGGCTGGCAAGAGCGGCTATGACCACTACATGTGCAAGGAGATCAACGAGCAGCCGCGGGCGATCCGCAACTGTCTCCGCGGCCGGATCAGCGAGATCGACGCCTCGGTCTCGATCGACGAGATCGGCGACCTGGCCAGGCCGGAGCGGATCCAGTTCGTCGGCTGTGGCACTTCTTATCACGCTTCGCGGTACGCCGCGCGGCTCTTTCGGAGACGCGGGATTCCGGCGACGGCCTTCTACGCGAGCGAGTACGACGCCGGCGCCGTCCCCGTCAACGAGGAAACGCTCGTCGTCGGCGTAACCCAGAGCGGCGAGACGGCCGATACGCTGAGTGCGATCCGGGACGCGAATCGGTGCGGCGCCGAGACGCTTGCGGTGACGAACGTCGTCGGCAGTTCCGCCTCGCGCGAAACCGACCACGTGATGTACATCCGCGCGGGGCCGGAGATCAGCGTCGCCGCGACGAAGACCTTCGCCTCACAGCAGGTTGCGCTACTGTTACTCGCGAGCACGCTCGCGGGCGACTACTCTCGGTCGCTCGTCGAGGCGCTTCGAGCGCTGCCCGACCAGATCCAGTCGATCCTGGACGGCTCGCGCGCGTCGGAGATCACCGACGTCTACGCGCGTTCGGACGCGTACTTCTTCATCGGTCGCGGTTACGGGGCATCGGTCGCCCTCGAAGGGGCGCTGAAACTCAAGGAGGTCACGTACAAGCACGCCGAAGGCTTCCCCGGCGGCGAGTTGAAACACGGGCCGCTGGCACTGGTCGGCGACCGAACGCCGGTGTTCGCGATCGTCACCGGTGAGTCGGCGACCGGAAAGATGCTCAGCAACATCAAGGAAGTCGAGGCCCGCGACGCGCCGGTAATCGCGGTGACGGACTCGCCGTCCGCGGTCGAGAGCATCGTCGATCACGTCCTCCGCATCCCCGAGACCCACGAGCAGTTGACGCCGATCCTGGCGAACGTCCAGCTTCAACTGGTCGCCTACTGGCTCGCACACCGCCTGGGCCGGTCGATCGACAAGCCGCGCAACCTCGCGAAGAGCGTGACGGTCGAGTGA
- a CDS encoding sugar phosphate nucleotidyltransferase has translation MGVETAIVLAAGEGSRLRPLTKNRPKPMLPAATKPILEHVFDHLIDAGIGEIVVVVGYHRDRVQSYFGPTYRGLPITYVTQENQLGTGHALLAAESAVSSTALVINGDQIVDSRIIRDVVEKHDSDTVATLALLQRSGVAEYGGVIVDDGRVTNLVENPRDGHEYYLNAGVYAIEPTVFDAVRAVEPTAGEHHLGNGLSSLVDEGATVRGVVSDGLWVDATYPWDLLDVSFALFDSGHIDGDRSRDRARSTTVHDSAEIRTPVVVDQDCVVGPGAVVGPYACLGENATVGANAVVERSVVDADTRIEPNATAIECVTGTGVTIGAGSTVPGGPADVRVEDRLFEGEAIGALLADRVRDRGGVTYLPGAIVGPDAAVEPGATVRGTVPEGTEVWS, from the coding sequence ATGGGTGTGGAGACCGCAATTGTACTCGCTGCCGGAGAGGGGAGCCGATTACGGCCGCTCACGAAGAATCGGCCGAAACCGATGTTGCCCGCGGCGACGAAACCGATTCTCGAGCACGTCTTCGATCACTTGATCGACGCCGGAATCGGCGAGATCGTCGTAGTCGTCGGCTATCATCGCGATCGCGTCCAGTCGTACTTCGGTCCCACGTACCGGGGTCTCCCGATCACGTACGTCACGCAGGAGAACCAACTGGGGACCGGACACGCACTGCTCGCGGCCGAATCTGCAGTATCCAGTACCGCTCTCGTAATCAACGGTGACCAGATCGTCGATAGTCGAATCATCCGGGACGTCGTCGAGAAACACGACTCCGATACCGTCGCGACGCTCGCACTGTTACAGCGCTCGGGCGTCGCGGAGTACGGCGGCGTCATCGTCGACGACGGTCGGGTCACGAATCTCGTCGAGAACCCTCGTGACGGTCACGAGTATTACCTCAACGCCGGCGTCTACGCGATCGAGCCGACGGTGTTCGACGCCGTTCGCGCCGTCGAACCGACCGCCGGCGAACACCATCTGGGGAACGGACTCTCGTCGCTCGTCGACGAGGGAGCGACCGTCCGCGGGGTGGTTTCCGACGGTCTCTGGGTCGACGCCACGTATCCGTGGGACCTGCTCGACGTCTCTTTCGCACTGTTCGATTCGGGGCACATCGACGGCGACCGATCGCGAGACCGCGCTCGCAGCACGACCGTCCACGACTCGGCGGAGATTCGGACTCCGGTGGTCGTCGATCAGGACTGCGTCGTCGGACCGGGAGCCGTCGTCGGGCCCTACGCCTGTCTCGGCGAAAACGCGACCGTCGGCGCGAACGCCGTCGTCGAGCGCAGCGTCGTCGACGCCGACACGCGGATCGAACCCAACGCGACGGCGATCGAGTGCGTCACCGGTACCGGCGTGACGATCGGCGCGGGATCGACCGTTCCCGGCGGCCCGGCCGACGTTCGCGTCGAGGACCGTCTCTTCGAGGGCGAGGCGATCGGCGCGCTGCTGGCGGACCGGGTCCGCGATCGCGGCGGCGTCACGTATCTGCCGGGCGCGATCGTCGGCCCCGACGCGGCCGTCGAGCCAGGCGCAACGGTTCGCGGAACCGTCCCCGAGGGAACGGAGGTGTGGTCCTGA
- a CDS encoding DUF1616 domain-containing protein — translation MTADRSSGFRPLGVVPVDLAVIVAVTVLVNVAVFAPVVRTTPLRVPLGILFVFFVPGYVLVATLFPESGRRGADEDASAATRESRSLPSPVGRSAIDGLERAVLSFGLSVAIVPGFALFVNYTSWGIQPVSIVAGTTIVTLLLTVTATVRRLNLPAEERFRLPVRRWSTMLRTESVESTERAETVLTLLLLVSIFLAVGSVGYAVTTSQDGEQFSELYLLGEDGDELSADGYPTEFEQGESRDLVVGVENNEHRTTDYTIIAVEQAVESTDGEPTVTDQRELDRFETRLDHGETWRQDHEVEPTMAGENVRLVWLVYLDDTAPESPSMETAPYHVHVWADVGESNAES, via the coding sequence ATGACCGCCGACCGATCGTCCGGCTTCCGTCCGCTCGGAGTCGTTCCAGTCGACCTGGCTGTGATCGTCGCCGTGACAGTCCTCGTAAACGTAGCCGTCTTCGCGCCCGTCGTCCGTACGACGCCGCTTCGCGTTCCGCTGGGGATCCTCTTCGTTTTCTTCGTCCCCGGATACGTACTCGTCGCGACGTTGTTTCCCGAATCCGGTCGCCGTGGCGCTGACGAGGACGCGTCAGCGGCGACCCGTGAATCGAGATCGCTGCCGAGCCCCGTTGGCCGATCGGCGATCGACGGCCTCGAACGCGCGGTTCTTTCGTTCGGATTGAGCGTCGCTATCGTTCCCGGCTTTGCGCTCTTCGTGAACTATACGTCGTGGGGTATCCAACCGGTGTCGATAGTGGCCGGGACGACGATCGTCACGCTACTACTGACGGTCACGGCCACGGTCCGTCGGTTGAATCTGCCCGCAGAGGAGCGGTTTCGGCTCCCCGTTCGTCGCTGGTCGACGATGCTTCGGACCGAGTCGGTCGAGTCGACCGAACGAGCGGAGACGGTACTGACCCTCTTGCTGCTCGTGTCGATCTTCCTCGCTGTCGGCAGCGTCGGGTATGCAGTGACCACTTCCCAGGACGGAGAGCAGTTCTCCGAACTCTATCTCTTGGGCGAGGACGGCGACGAACTGAGCGCCGACGGGTACCCGACCGAATTCGAACAGGGCGAGAGTCGAGACCTGGTGGTCGGTGTAGAAAACAACGAACATCGGACGACCGATTACACGATCATAGCCGTCGAGCAGGCCGTCGAGTCAACCGACGGGGAACCCACCGTCACCGACCAACGAGAACTCGACCGATTCGAAACCCGACTCGATCACGGGGAAACGTGGCGACAGGACCACGAGGTCGAACCGACGATGGCCGGCGAGAACGTTCGACTCGTCTGGCTCGTCTATCTCGACGATACCGCTCCCGAGTCCCCGTCGATGGAGACCGCACCGTATCACGTCCACGTGTGGGCCGACGTGGGCGAGTCGAACGCCGAGTCCTAA
- a CDS encoding bZIP transcription factor, with the protein MSANNFGGDDLSSDDGVAVRVDGDANRSELEARIEQLAEENRRLREENERLRAGERFPYRPQYRRLGFGLVLLGAIFAVGAVLVPAARDVLFATAATGLFGGLLTYTLSPGTFLAATICDRIYAATAANGGAFTDELDLGGDRVYVPDGDGGASLFVPRGSDGEIPASLDGPAVTDDNRGVILESTGMGLFREFERTTSGHSDAPSALAARLADTLVEQFELARSVEASVGESEGMYRVAVTVSHSVLGDVDRFDHPIASFFAVGLAARLDRPIVLEATEKQGQAEWRLRYRSCPSDGNA; encoded by the coding sequence ATGAGCGCGAATAATTTCGGCGGTGACGATCTCTCTTCAGACGACGGCGTCGCCGTGCGAGTCGACGGCGACGCGAATCGGTCCGAACTCGAAGCCCGCATCGAACAATTGGCCGAAGAGAACAGGCGACTTCGCGAAGAAAACGAACGGCTTCGAGCCGGCGAGAGGTTCCCGTACCGGCCGCAGTACCGACGACTGGGGTTCGGCCTGGTGCTTCTCGGCGCGATCTTCGCGGTGGGTGCCGTCCTCGTTCCCGCGGCACGGGATGTCCTGTTCGCGACGGCGGCGACGGGCCTGTTCGGCGGCCTGCTAACGTACACCCTTTCGCCTGGTACGTTCCTCGCCGCGACGATCTGCGATCGAATTTACGCCGCCACCGCGGCTAACGGTGGCGCGTTCACCGACGAACTCGATCTCGGCGGCGATCGAGTCTACGTTCCCGACGGCGACGGCGGAGCCTCTCTCTTCGTTCCGCGAGGGTCCGACGGCGAGATTCCAGCGTCGCTCGACGGGCCGGCAGTGACGGACGATAACCGGGGAGTGATTCTCGAATCGACCGGGATGGGTCTCTTTCGCGAATTCGAACGAACGACGAGCGGCCACTCGGACGCCCCTTCGGCGCTCGCCGCCCGACTCGCGGACACCCTCGTCGAACAGTTCGAACTCGCCCGCAGCGTCGAGGCGAGCGTCGGCGAAAGCGAAGGGATGTACCGCGTCGCTGTCACGGTGTCTCACAGCGTACTCGGCGACGTCGACCGGTTCGATCACCCGATTGCGTCGTTTTTCGCCGTCGGACTCGCCGCTCGTCTCGACCGTCCGATCGTCCTCGAAGCGACCGAAAAGCAGGGCCAGGCCGAGTGGCGATTGCGCTATCGGTCGTGTCCCTCCGACGGCAACGCGTAA
- a CDS encoding nucleotide sugar dehydrogenase, with protein sequence MSRPDLADRDRTLSEVSVHVACVGLGFVGYNSALAFSHSSYPVVGVDTDAALIEAVRTGNSPFEAAELAEYIEDGTCDVTTRISDAADADVYVISVPTPLSADGSPDLSAVRSASRDVADVLDEGNLVVVQSTVYPGCTRTDVRPELERSGLEAGAEFGVSHVPERYSPGDDASERPTRVVGSIDASWRALTAELYEDVADTTMPVSSLEVAETTKLVENIQRDVNIALVNELAAAASALGIDIAEVIDGADTKWNFHRYEPGLGVGGHCLPIDPHYFRAAAEDRGIDLQMIPAAREINDSMPRRYADRILQTIGTIGKSPSSAVVSVLGVTYKPNVRDTRNSSAVELIGHLRDENVAVEAFDTQYPPGEEIEDTGIVNNPSAIAAVRNADVVVVATGHDSFQRFDPASLAAAMAADPILIDPQRALEQDAVDESELIRPRDVDPNWPRRQAAGPASGVPADGIEGDRRETDD encoded by the coding sequence ATGAGTCGGCCGGATCTGGCGGATCGTGACCGAACGCTCTCCGAAGTGTCGGTTCACGTCGCCTGCGTCGGGCTCGGGTTCGTCGGGTACAACTCGGCACTGGCGTTCAGTCACTCGTCGTATCCCGTCGTCGGCGTCGATACGGACGCCGCGTTGATCGAGGCCGTTCGAACCGGCAACTCGCCGTTCGAAGCGGCGGAACTGGCCGAGTACATCGAGGACGGAACCTGTGACGTGACGACGCGCATCTCGGACGCCGCCGACGCAGACGTCTACGTTATCAGCGTGCCGACGCCGTTGTCGGCGGACGGCTCGCCCGACCTCTCCGCCGTTCGGTCCGCCAGCCGCGACGTGGCGGACGTCCTCGACGAAGGAAATTTGGTCGTCGTCCAGAGCACCGTCTACCCGGGCTGTACGCGAACTGATGTCCGTCCGGAACTCGAGCGATCGGGGCTCGAAGCCGGCGCCGAGTTCGGCGTCTCGCACGTCCCGGAACGGTACAGCCCCGGCGACGACGCGTCCGAACGACCGACGCGGGTCGTCGGATCGATCGACGCGTCGTGGCGCGCGCTGACCGCGGAGTTGTACGAGGACGTCGCCGACACCACGATGCCGGTGTCGTCGCTCGAAGTCGCCGAGACGACGAAACTTGTCGAGAACATCCAGCGGGACGTCAACATCGCATTGGTAAACGAGCTCGCGGCCGCCGCGTCGGCGCTCGGCATCGACATCGCGGAGGTGATCGACGGGGCCGATACGAAGTGGAACTTCCACCGCTACGAACCGGGACTCGGCGTCGGCGGCCACTGCCTGCCGATCGATCCCCACTACTTCCGCGCGGCTGCGGAAGACCGAGGAATCGACCTGCAAATGATCCCCGCCGCTCGGGAGATCAACGACTCGATGCCGAGGCGGTACGCGGACAGGATTCTTCAAACGATCGGCACCATCGGCAAGTCGCCGTCGTCGGCGGTCGTGTCGGTGCTCGGTGTCACCTACAAGCCGAACGTCAGAGACACGAGGAACAGTTCGGCGGTCGAATTAATCGGCCACCTTCGCGACGAAAACGTCGCCGTCGAGGCGTTCGATACGCAGTATCCGCCTGGCGAGGAGATCGAGGACACCGGCATCGTCAACAATCCGAGCGCGATCGCGGCGGTTCGCAACGCCGACGTCGTCGTCGTGGCGACGGGCCACGACTCCTTCCAGCGGTTCGATCCGGCGTCGCTGGCGGCCGCAATGGCGGCCGACCCGATCCTGATCGATCCGCAACGGGCGCTCGAGCAGGATGCCGTCGACGAAAGCGAGTTGATTCGCCCGCGCGACGTCGATCCGAACTGGCCCCGCCGCCAGGCCGCCGGGCCGGCGAGCGGTGTGCCAGCCGACGGGATCGAGGGCGACCGGAGGGAGACCGATGATTAG
- a CDS encoding NAD-dependent epimerase/dehydratase family protein, which yields MISGERVLITGGAGFIGSHVADRLADENVVTVLDDFSVGSEHHLSFLPSERIVDADVCDSAAVRSAVAGHDVVIHMAAMMGVRRTLQNPLEVLRVNTDGTQTVLEAAVEADVDRVLFASTSEVYGDVPDVPYHEADAKAPETNYAVAKLASERFVRAYTAKHDLDHTIVRYFNAYGPRQDGSAYGYVIPIFVDRALSGERIEIHGDGHQTRDFTFIDDAVDCTIAALGPGGRNETFNVGTGTETKIRSLAMAVADAVDGAEAVHVEHPRPYVIEQRCADISRAKARLEYEPTTTVREGIRRTVEYFEGNATRESSSLSSK from the coding sequence ATGATTAGCGGCGAGCGCGTGCTGATTACCGGCGGCGCCGGATTCATCGGGAGTCACGTGGCCGACCGCCTGGCGGACGAGAACGTCGTGACCGTCCTCGACGATTTCTCGGTCGGCAGCGAGCACCACCTCTCGTTCCTGCCGTCGGAGCGCATCGTCGACGCGGACGTCTGCGATTCGGCCGCGGTCAGGTCGGCCGTTGCGGGGCACGACGTCGTCATCCACATGGCGGCCATGATGGGCGTCCGTCGGACCCTCCAGAATCCCCTCGAGGTGTTGCGCGTCAACACCGACGGCACACAGACCGTTCTCGAGGCGGCCGTCGAGGCGGACGTCGACCGCGTCCTCTTCGCCTCGACGTCGGAGGTGTACGGCGACGTCCCGGACGTGCCGTATCACGAGGCCGATGCGAAAGCGCCCGAGACCAACTACGCGGTCGCGAAACTGGCCAGCGAACGCTTCGTTCGCGCGTACACGGCGAAACACGATCTCGATCACACGATCGTGCGCTACTTCAACGCGTACGGCCCGCGCCAGGACGGCTCGGCCTACGGGTACGTCATCCCCATCTTCGTCGACCGCGCGCTCTCCGGCGAGCGGATCGAGATCCACGGCGACGGCCACCAGACGCGGGACTTCACGTTCATCGACGACGCCGTCGACTGTACGATCGCTGCGCTGGGTCCCGGCGGCCGAAACGAGACGTTCAACGTCGGCACGGGGACCGAGACGAAGATCCGGTCGCTCGCGATGGCCGTCGCCGACGCGGTCGACGGGGCGGAAGCGGTCCACGTCGAACACCCGCGACCCTACGTCATCGAACAGCGGTGCGCCGATATTTCCCGCGCGAAGGCCAGGCTGGAGTACGAACCGACGACGACGGTTCGCGAAGGGATTCGGCGGACGGTCGAGTACTTCGAGGGGAACGCCACGCGAGAATCGTCCTCGCTATCGTCAAAATGA
- a CDS encoding glycosyltransferase family 2 protein has product MTTTAAVLPAHNEASHVRDVIERIAATGLVDHTIVVDDCSTDETADRVEATDAILVSNERNRDYGGAIKRGYERAIDLGVDVLFRLDADGQHDPAELRRFYRMLRQPDCQYVLGNRFADPTFRDAMPVDRQFGNRVVALATSLRLGQRVHDPPCGYRAMDADALARTPYRSFSNDFQIGVEEILAFDALGAGIEEVPVSCIYANEESSLTYYDGVRFLYPNVAWWDRKAAGTALERVVRR; this is encoded by the coding sequence ATGACGACTACTGCAGCCGTCCTTCCGGCGCACAACGAGGCCTCGCACGTCCGAGACGTCATCGAGAGGATCGCAGCGACCGGACTCGTCGATCACACGATCGTCGTCGACGACTGCTCGACCGACGAGACGGCCGACCGGGTCGAAGCGACCGACGCGATACTGGTGTCGAACGAGCGAAACCGCGACTACGGCGGTGCCATCAAACGCGGCTACGAGCGAGCGATCGACCTCGGCGTCGACGTCCTCTTCCGCCTCGACGCCGACGGACAGCACGATCCGGCGGAACTCCGACGGTTCTATCGGATGCTACGACAGCCCGACTGCCAGTACGTGCTCGGAAACCGGTTCGCGGATCCGACGTTTCGGGACGCCATGCCGGTCGACAGGCAGTTCGGGAATCGGGTCGTCGCGCTCGCCACGAGCCTCCGACTCGGACAGCGCGTCCACGACCCGCCGTGTGGGTATCGAGCGATGGACGCCGACGCGCTCGCGCGGACACCCTACCGATCGTTTTCGAACGACTTCCAGATCGGCGTCGAAGAGATTCTCGCGTTCGACGCCCTCGGCGCGGGAATCGAGGAGGTCCCCGTCTCGTGTATCTACGCGAACGAGGAGTCCTCGCTCACCTACTACGACGGGGTCAGATTCCTCTATCCGAACGTCGCCTGGTGGGATCGGAAAGCGGCGGGAACCGCTCTCGAACGGGTCGTCCGGAGGTGA
- a CDS encoding NAD-dependent epimerase/dehydratase family protein, with the protein MSATRFHSLTGRTVLITGGAGFIGSHLAAALVDGNDVRVVDDCSGGSAQTVPDGATLIEGDVRDRETVAEAMDGVDVAFHQAANPSVERSVEAPLESHSRNVAGTVTVLEAARNEGARVVTASSTAIYGAPEMIPIAEDARPTPSSPYGIEKLTADRYTRLYDDLYDLPTVALRYFNVYGPGQTGAYSGVISVFLEQAQAGEPITVHGDGEQTRDFVHVDDVVRANLAAATTDAVGKAFNVATGESVTINELAETIRDLTGSDAPIEHVDGRPGDVRHSRADVSRAERLLDFSAEIGLEEGLEPLANR; encoded by the coding sequence ATGTCGGCCACACGATTCCACTCGCTTACGGGACGGACGGTTCTGATCACGGGCGGTGCCGGCTTCATCGGCAGCCACCTCGCTGCGGCGCTCGTCGACGGCAACGACGTGCGAGTGGTCGACGACTGCTCGGGCGGCAGCGCCCAGACGGTTCCCGACGGCGCCACCCTCATCGAGGGAGACGTCCGCGATCGGGAAACGGTCGCCGAGGCGATGGACGGCGTCGACGTCGCGTTCCACCAGGCGGCGAACCCGAGCGTCGAACGCTCCGTCGAGGCCCCGCTGGAGAGCCACTCGAGAAACGTCGCGGGAACGGTGACCGTCCTCGAAGCCGCTCGGAACGAGGGAGCGCGCGTCGTCACGGCCTCGAGTACCGCGATCTACGGCGCGCCGGAGATGATCCCGATCGCCGAGGACGCCAGGCCGACCCCCTCCTCGCCGTACGGGATCGAGAAGCTGACCGCGGACCGGTACACGCGCCTGTACGACGACCTGTACGACCTGCCGACGGTCGCGCTGCGGTACTTCAACGTCTACGGGCCGGGTCAGACCGGCGCGTACAGCGGCGTCATCAGCGTCTTCCTCGAGCAGGCCCAGGCTGGCGAGCCGATCACCGTCCACGGGGACGGTGAACAGACTCGCGACTTCGTCCACGTCGACGACGTGGTGCGGGCGAACCTCGCCGCGGCGACGACGGACGCCGTCGGCAAAGCGTTCAACGTCGCGACCGGCGAGAGCGTGACGATCAACGAACTCGCCGAGACGATCCGCGATCTGACCGGCTCCGACGCCCCGATCGAACACGTCGACGGTCGTCCGGGCGACGTCCGCCACAGCCGCGCGGACGTCTCAAGGGCGGAGCGGCTGCTCGATTTCAGCGCCGAGATCGGGCTCGAAGAAGGGTTGGAACCGCTCGCGAATCGGTGA
- a CDS encoding glycosyltransferase family 4 protein — protein sequence MTRAIIVTQNFPPDSLGNAARIYDNAKHLAADDEWEVTVLAPPPTFPFGSFDRSWERSRTDERDGMTVHRLWAWQPATEDPGLVSRLLYYVLFPLHALLWLVLNYRSFDVIFLSSPPVFVGIAGLPFALLGRKPVVVDVRDLWIDSAVELDFIEEGGLFERLSRAYERVLHAAADRITVTTALLGSRLAATYDIANEKIHHVPNGVDVDRYTPAETETETGGTKTIVYTGNVGHAQDLESCIRAIGRLDRSDVVFRIVGNGDRMPALQRLVAAEGLEDVVEFEGLVPRAAVPGFIEDAEIGLAPIKSDEALEYAVPTKTFEYLACEVPVVATGAGEIESVIESSDGGVVVDNDPDAIAAALERFLDDPQRRETLGEKGRRHVENRYDRAATARRFESILEDVRADNSATPSSRRDRQRPRRSSE from the coding sequence ATGACCCGCGCAATCATCGTCACGCAGAACTTCCCACCGGACAGTCTGGGAAACGCCGCACGAATCTACGACAACGCGAAACACCTCGCCGCGGACGACGAGTGGGAAGTGACGGTGCTCGCACCGCCGCCGACGTTCCCGTTCGGTTCGTTCGACCGCTCGTGGGAACGGTCTCGGACCGACGAGCGGGATGGGATGACCGTCCACCGACTGTGGGCGTGGCAGCCCGCGACCGAGGATCCGGGGCTCGTCAGTCGCCTCCTCTACTACGTGCTCTTTCCCCTTCACGCGCTGCTGTGGCTCGTACTCAACTACCGGTCGTTCGACGTGATCTTCCTCTCGTCGCCGCCGGTGTTCGTCGGAATCGCCGGGCTCCCGTTTGCCCTCCTCGGTCGGAAGCCGGTGGTCGTCGACGTCCGCGACCTGTGGATCGACAGCGCGGTCGAGCTGGACTTCATCGAAGAGGGCGGCCTGTTCGAGCGACTCAGTCGGGCGTACGAGCGCGTCCTGCACGCGGCCGCCGACCGAATCACCGTGACGACCGCCCTCCTCGGCTCGCGGCTGGCGGCCACCTACGACATCGCCAACGAGAAGATCCACCACGTCCCGAACGGCGTCGACGTCGATCGGTACACCCCGGCCGAGACGGAGACGGAGACGGGCGGGACGAAGACGATCGTCTACACCGGCAACGTGGGTCACGCGCAGGACCTCGAGTCCTGCATTCGGGCGATCGGCCGACTCGATCGCTCGGACGTCGTCTTCCGCATCGTCGGCAACGGCGATCGGATGCCGGCCCTTCAGCGACTCGTCGCGGCGGAGGGGCTGGAAGATGTCGTCGAGTTCGAGGGCCTCGTTCCGCGAGCGGCGGTGCCCGGCTTCATCGAAGACGCCGAGATCGGCCTAGCCCCCATCAAGTCCGACGAAGCGCTGGAGTATGCGGTGCCGACGAAGACGTTTGAGTACCTGGCTTGTGAGGTGCCGGTCGTCGCGACCGGCGCCGGCGAGATCGAGTCCGTGATCGAGTCGTCCGACGGCGGCGTGGTCGTCGACAACGATCCCGACGCGATCGCGGCGGCCCTCGAGCGGTTCCTCGACGATCCGCAACGACGCGAGACGCTCGGCGAGAAGGGACGACGACACGTCGAAAACCGCTACGACCGGGCCGCCACCGCCAGGCGGTTCGAATCGATCCTTGAGGACGTCCGCGCGGACAACTCCGCGACGCCGTCGTCGCGACGTGATCGGCAGCGACCGAGGCGGAGTAGCGAGTAG